The genomic segment CGCCCTCTCGAAAAGTGAGAGAAAATGGATCGTTTGGAAGCAATGGAATATTTTATCGCTGCGGTTGAGGCCGGGAGTTTCTCCGCGGCGGGGCGGCAGCTGAATGTGCCACTTCCCACGGTCAGCCGTAAGGTCGCCGATCTCGAGGCTCATCTCAATACCCAACTCCTGGTTCGCTCCACCCGGAAGCTGGCGTTGACAGAGGCGGGAGTTTCCTACCTCGCAGCCTGTAGACGAATTCTCGATGATGTCGGCGAAGCCGAGTCCCAAGCCACCGGCGCCCATAATGTTCCACGCGGAGGTCTTTCGATCACGGCGCCGGTCGTCTTCGGTCGACTTTATGTGGTACCAGTACTGACCGCGTTCTTAGCGAGATTTCCCCAGATAAATGTCAATTTAACGTTGTCGGATCATACAGTTAACTTGGTCGATGAGAACGTCGATCTGGCTGTACGGACGGGGATGTTGTCTGACAGTACGCTCGTGGCCACCAAGCTTGGTGAAATTCGCCGAGTCGTGTGTGGGAGTCCTGCTTATTTTTTGGCTCACGGAACTCCTGAGACGTTGGACGATCTGGCCAATCATATGTGTGTCACCTACACAGCGCTTGCCTCAGGGTCGACCTGGATTTTCAATCCCGGAGATGGCAGGCCAACCCGAGGTGTCCGTCCTCTGTGCAGATTGAAGATCAATACTGCCGAAGCAGCGATAGACGCCGCCATTGCAGGTGTGGGCGTTACGAACGTCCTCTCATATCAGGTCGTCAACCCAATCTCTGAGGGGAAGCTCTCGCTCGTCCTCCAGGATTTTGAGCCCGAACCAACGCCGGTACATATTATTCACGCGCGACAAACCCTGTTGCCATTGAAAATACGTGTCTTCATCGATTTCGCCGTTTCGTATCTGCGCAAGGCCTTGGACAACGACCTCGCAAAGCTGAGATAAACTCGTGGAACTGGCATGACGGGAGATTGTCTCCTCAGGATGGAATCTTCCCCGCTTCGTGCGAGAATGTGTCAAACTTGCGTTGCAAAATTAGCTCGACAGTGCCGCCAGCCCCTATTTTGACAATGAATCTGCCGAATCCGGTGAGGATAAC from the Pirellulales bacterium genome contains:
- a CDS encoding LysR family transcriptional regulator translates to MDRLEAMEYFIAAVEAGSFSAAGRQLNVPLPTVSRKVADLEAHLNTQLLVRSTRKLALTEAGVSYLAACRRILDDVGEAESQATGAHNVPRGGLSITAPVVFGRLYVVPVLTAFLARFPQINVNLTLSDHTVNLVDENVDLAVRTGMLSDSTLVATKLGEIRRVVCGSPAYFLAHGTPETLDDLANHMCVTYTALASGSTWIFNPGDGRPTRGVRPLCRLKINTAEAAIDAAIAGVGVTNVLSYQVVNPISEGKLSLVLQDFEPEPTPVHIIHARQTLLPLKIRVFIDFAVSYLRKALDNDLAKLR